A single region of the Vespula pensylvanica isolate Volc-1 chromosome 8, ASM1446617v1, whole genome shotgun sequence genome encodes:
- the LOC122630868 gene encoding uncharacterized protein LOC122630868, producing the protein MGQGTETCTDRPTEVSVIRFVSRNHTIEEIAPKKEVYTCKQRGCGKIFTNQDEYKTHEALEALKIRFICREPGCGEELSDPGSMWRHYQEWHNSETNVFACPYTNCGSVHTTSCNLEEHIESCHRQPPTLPTEPEIICFEGPDNAIEEDTTQNSEDGNYDKKRNDNFALGVTDYNNKGDGFNRHNGTISQTKDFCHDQNNVTASAKNEEYSTNNDCLNRANKFPKNKDLLITKENFLIKYDTASSKTGEIIPIENSQEKNNVVYINGDVTITKNIKGEANNLNLQNQEHRIDLGNLERVFRSGLEQENSKIEDNTIETNSNCSDDEEYMPKKQRMSRYKQEIYKCDINGCGKKYKYISHYRHHQDSHKLVTNSISTNTNKCMSKIKQQGRASTISFFLCKMPGCGVQVNNVTGLWQHYQDNHANTKPPVVQAAKNNEVFRCKIPGCEIEFSTTLMLYKHFNEVHSNSSINNASLNTKTGNGNSFHFAEVFQDDAKTQQGNFKTDFKAKTNVTSNDYIESGNDRTLSPIVKEESRD; encoded by the exons ATGGGACAAGGAACAGAAACGTGTACCGACAGACCTACCGAAGTTAGTGTTATTAGATTTGTATCTAGAAATCACACGATCGAAGAAATCGCACCGAAAAAG gAAGTATACACATGCAAACAACGGGGTTGTGGGAAAATATTCACCAACCAAGACGAATACAAAACACATGAAGCACTTGAAGCtttaaaaattagatttat CTGTCGTGAACCAGGATGTGGAGAAGAATTATCTGACCCTGGTAGTATGTGGCGTCATTACCAAGAATGGCATAACAGTGAAACAAATGTTTTTGCTTGTCCTTATACAAATTGTGGTTCTGTACACACAACTAGTTGTAATCTTGAAGAACATATAGAAAGTTGCCATCGTCAACCACCAACATTACCAACTGAACCAGAAATAATATGTTTTGAGGGTCCTGATAATGCGATAGAGGAGGATACTACACAAAATAGTGAAGACGGAaactatgataaaaaaagaaatgacaattTTGCTTTAGGTGTGACagattacaataataaagGAGATGGTTTTAATAGGCATAATGGTACAATATCACAAACGAAAGATTTTTGTCATGATCAGAATAATGTTACTGCCAGTGCAAAGAATGAAGAATATTCTACAAATAATGACTGTTTAAATAGAGCTAATAAATTTCCAAAGAATAAGGATTTACTTAtaacaaaagagaattttttaatcaaatatgaTACTGCCTCTTCAAAAACTGGGGAAATAATACCAATCGAAAAttctcaagaaaaaaataatgtagtTTACATTAATGGAGATGTTACTatcacaaaaaatattaaaggagaagcaaataatttaaatttacaaaatcaaGAACATAGAATAGATTTGGGAAATTTAGAGAGAGTATTTAGAAGTGGATTGGAACaggaaaattcaaaaatagaAGATAACACCATCGAAACTAACAGCAATTGTTCAGATGATGAAGAATATATGCCAAAGAAACAACGTATGTCTCGatataaacaagaaatatataaatgcgaTATAAATGGTTGTGGAAAAAAGTACAAATACATATCGCATTACCGTCATCACCAAGACAGTCATAAATTAGTAACTAACTCTATTAGCACAAATACTAATAAGTGTAtgtcaaaaataaaacaacaagGAAGGGCTTCCACCATTAGCTTTTTCCt ATGCAAGATGCCTGGTTGTGGTGTACAAGTAAATAATGTAACTGGCCTATGGCAGCATTATCAGGACAATCATGCCAATACAAAACCTCCAGTGGTACAAGCtgcaaaaaataatgaagtatTTCG ATGCAAAATTCCTGGATGTGAAATAGAATTTAGTACAACGTTAATGTTATATAAGCATTTTAACGAAGTTCACTCTAACAGTTCCATCAACAATGCTAGCTTAAACACAAAGACTGGTAATGGGAATAGCTTTCATTTTGCAGAAGTATTTCAAGATGATGCTAAAACCCAACAAGGAAACTTTAAGACTGACTTTAAAGCCAAGACTAATGTTACTTCTAATGACTATATAGAAAGTGGCAATGATCGCACATTGTCACCTATAGTTAAAGAAGAATCCCGAGATTGA
- the LOC122630919 gene encoding transcriptional regulator ATRX-like → MVKQLIVKVSSRELAYRTEHYHDIKIIKERPITCTSCGNKVIIEAKKIFTHPVIGTLLCEKCWDHFNNIDFSSDENHADQYCRLCAHEKNLYVCGASNCIFAFCKQCIKRNAPLSLLDIEKNNWKCFICEPKPLWELRAVCASIMDCLNKRNKKKPVLNKFKHDSVLPYKRYQQIQIKKMQKALQSICDDQEDSDEKPTENKSLCQKSVKKEESNVTTKKSTTSKNRTLNKLFSTTSSNNSSDNEALKKESSLKNLQKSCKMKVSNKDDSTSDTKLEVQHKTFKTSRNQQQKKVHLENTHNLSLDDVIKMKPLKVSKKSKDKSIISSCSSTSDNEQSESLTRIRRRHSVASHDNKIENINSDSESDEKNMESNRKKCKMLFNRSNKKKCYMKQSADEQDKKNVHSLTSQSPIEIDTNSSSGGEFQRMKLVRTNYDSLRKKQNKKIHNMSSKKNIINKHQYEYLKSNITEILDELKQQCSVFELQAQHIENKCKKKPMYMENANKIIHKSKSAINKLIMEFTSYEKHLMNFYKTFVSSIKEEKEEEHESSDDDTISIKKEPQKTKSSDTIHKDNSKYGFLSDCDSEIFSGNEAINPETAETENIIYKKEISVSEKVDQCSSSSKSVMSKSVVDDIEKSKNSPIISPEYCKEESTENLNKLSGNAVVRCNINNKTCIENDDRQNELTGNFTDGDITKCDISKKEFQITKNKDNKDEISSHISNKRTTTISSNVKSTVTNDSLNDIFEISSELDNENKKSNTIENVKSKDTHDIDTKDIKKKSNGDCNTECNKSKDVLLSNEKEFDSLREATQDNISKCQEKTQKIYESNKSNSDSEKSEHPSQKSEVNPSCKKRITVLVKQVSSELDSDISNISDILVDSTEVSDKSKDPLYSINENELQVNKEKQHNSNENDCSAITSPNLDRSELIMELTLDNVKKQNSKNHTLTRSSSEETNFLDAESNDKMEECIKNALLESDSDDSIASPFNKEIGINTECHDTDFCKKMSTTFDSESTKSDELNKSQMQINNNKSQKKYGAQKRNYDLESDSSVGSRVKRRRLQLHKNHYYMNDKKLRMICHVQIEILQDHVLDQYKDALQKSKEHQNNKKIKRLINLDTLEKSYKKKSSVMSKEDNKLSKSLQSLKIKKSLIKEEEEDSLMDHLKKIQDGSISVNAEDDSDNNEQNLNSTIESHSAILTNNDLMLEADRIAKDLLLNSSDSNLDCDKEEQSIISDKEEELSNEKDKSNKQNEIKQEVLKIDNEELSADEKQKKLKKRRSKWRRNKILTMKISDSESEKEQEKWMKSQDKLKTKEEDSDKDNINIKKKITEYKRKKNRRILDSDSDIKEINTDTESSLSSSNSSNDLMLLSTSDDTSEEKKKKKKKQNAKKSSDTESSVAGTKQKPKRRRIKNVSSDSNSDNDKMNNSQGISSKSGRKNIRKVLKDKQVAEDTKQAAKEEEERLKRIMERQKLYNEMYEIRLAGEEKVEKLVLDFDPNTKEELISVHKDLVKRLKPHQAKGIKFMWDACFESLERVKTTSGSGCIIAHCMGLGKTLQVITLSHTLLTHEETGVKTILVVCPLSTVLNWINEFDLWLKDVENGDIDTFELTKCKKNFERKYQLQHWHNNGGVLVIGYEMFRNLTGMNKNIRKHMKDAILKCLIDPGPDLIVCDEGHLLKNEDTALSKSMKQVKTLRRIVLTGTPLQNNLIEYHCMVQFVKPNLLGTKREFLNRFVNPITNGQFDNSTEYDVKLMKKRAHVLHKLLQGSIQRFDYSVLTPFLPPKQEYVIFVRLTDVQIKLYQYYLANLSRHLSGVRGTLFPDFQALQRIWTHPLVLRLNSEKVEKTNEKKRYASDSEGSLRNFVVSDEEETSSSSSTNDSDVQSVHSSSPTRKRKTRSNACENDSESESLEIVTDKEEWWSQFVEPEHFDDMRISTKLVLLFAILKECEKIGDKVLVFSQSLYSLTLIEQFLSQIDEAEQKNVISEKLEGHTGSWSLGLDYFRLDGQTSAENRSAWCRIFNRTSNTRGRLFLISTRAGGLGINLTAANRVIIFDASWNPSHDIQSIFRVYRFGQKKPCYVYRFLASGTMEEKIYNRQVTKLSLSCRVVDEQQIERHYSHNALNELYKFEPHSGTDKPTLNLPKDRLLAEIFLKYKDLVENYHEHDSLLENKADEELDEEERKQAWLEYEEEKKGPPNNAGMTAYQNNILLQQYNNMITNLNRQNLIAVNNTIQSSDYENLQKLIEKDYPNATPEQRKFMTARALMDMYNYWEQQAMVQPSRNPIVTQNIQQKVTPMGATNVSTATNQNLLRQHLVQNQQMMYGTNNTYTNVSNPPLKNPVKVINAYSYPKASTSNIQSRNDVAQIAIESTNTAENSAKTSTVPTNKEQEE, encoded by the exons ATGGTTAAGCAG CTGATTGTAAAAGTATCATCACGCGAACTTGCATACCGCACTGAACATTATCATG ATATCAAGATTATCAAGGAGAGACCAATAACTTGTACTTCTTGTGGGAATAAAGTAATTatagaagcaaaaaaaatttttactcaTCCTGTAATAGGTACTTTGTTATGTGAA aaATGTTGGGACCATTTCAATAATATAGATTTCTCTTCTGATGAAAATCATGCAGATCAGTATTGTCGCTTATGTGCTcatgaaaaaaatctatatgtatgtggaGCATCTAATTGCATATTTGCATTTTGTAAA cAATGCATAAAGAGAAATGCACCCTTGTCTCTTTtggatattgaaaaaaataactgGAAATGCTTCATTTGTGAACCTAAACCATTGTGGGAGCTACGGGCAGTTTGTGCTTCTATTATGGATTGTTTAAACaa aagaaataagaagaaacctGTACTGAATAAATTCAAACATGATTCTGTATTACCATATAAAAGATATCAACagatacaaattaaaaaaatgcaaaaagcTCTACAATCAATATGTGATGATCAAGAAGATTCTGATGAAAAGCCTACagaaaataaatctctttGTCAAAAGTCTgttaaaaaagaggaaagtaaTGTAACAACAAAGAAAAGTACTACATCCAAAAATCGgactttaaataaattatttagtaCAACTTCCTCAAATAATTCAAGTGATAATGAAGCCCTGAAGAAAGAATCCTCACTAAAGAATCTTCAAAAAAGTTGTAAAATGAAAGTATCCAATAAAGATGATAGTACTAGTGATACAAAACTTGAAGTCCAACATAAAACTTTTAAAACTAGTAGGAACCAACAGCAGAAAAAAGTACACTTAGAAAATACACATAATTTAAGTTTGGATgatgtaattaaaatgaaaccaTTAAAAGTGagtaaaaaaagcaaagataaatcaataatttcatcATGCAGTTCTACTTCTGATAATGAACAAAGTGAATCTCTCACAAGAATTAGACGTAGACATAGTGTAGCAAGTCATgataacaaaattgaaaatattaactcTGATTCTGAAtctgatgaaaaaaatatggaaagtaatcgaaagaaatgcAAAATGCTTTTTAATAGaagtaacaagaaaaaatgttatatgaaACAATCTGCTGATGAACAAGACAAGAAAAATGTGCATAGTTTAACATCACAATCTCCCATAGAAATTGATACTAATTCTAGCTCTGGTGGAGAATTTCAGAGGATGAAATTAGTTCGTACCAATTACGATTCATTACgcaaaaaacagaataaaaagattcatAATATgtcgtcaaaaaaaaatattattaataaacaccaatatgaatatttaaaatcaaacaTTACAGAAATCTTAGATGAATTAAAACAACAATGTTCAGTATTTGAATTACAAGCCCAgcatattgaaaataaatgtaaaaagaagcCCATGTATATGGAAAATGCAAATAAGATTATACATAAATCAAAAAGTGCTATTAATAAACTAATCATGGAATTCACTAGTTATGAGAaacatttaatgaatttttacaaaacatTTGTATCGtcaattaaagaagaaaaagaagaagaacatgaAAGTTCAGATGATGATACGATATCAATAAAGAAGGAACCTCAAAAAACGAAATCCAGTGATACAATTCATAAAGATAACAGTAAGTATGGATTTCTATCAGATTGTGATAGTGAAATTTTTTCAGGAAATGAAGCTATTAATCCAGAGACAGcagaaacagaaaatattatttataaaaaagaaatttctgtTTCTGAAAAAGTTGATCAATGTTCTTCAAGCAGTAAATCTGTAATGTCTAAAAGTGTAGTTGATGATATTGAAAAGTCAAAAAATAGTCCAATTATATCACCAGAATACTGTAAAGAAGAGTCTACGGagaatttgaataaattatcaGGTAATGCAGTAGTAAGatgtaatattaacaataaaacatGCATAGAAAATGACGATCGTCAAAATGAGTTAACTGGGAATTTTACGGATGGCGATATCACAAAAtgtgatatttcaaaaaaagaatttcagataacgaaaaataaagataataaagatgAAATATCTTcacatatttcaaataaacgtACAACTACAATATCCTCTAATGTTAAATCTACAGTAACAAATGAttcattaaatgatatatttgaaatcaGTTCGGAATTagataacgaaaataaaaagtctaATACAATAGAAAACGTAAAAAGTAAAGATACTCATGACATAGATACtaaggatattaaaaaaaaaagcaatggCGATTGTAATACAGAAtgtaataaatcaaaagatgTACTATtgtcaaatgaaaaagagtTTGATTCATTGAGAGAGGCAACACAGGACAATATAAGTAAATGTCAGgagaaaacacaaaaaatatatgaatctaATAAATCTAACAGTGATTCAGAAAAAAGTGAACATCCCTCCCAAAAATCTGAAGTCAATCCctcttgtaaaaaaagaataacagtACTCGTAAAACAAGTTTCCAGTGAATTAGATTctgatatttctaatatttctgaTATACTTGTTGATTCAACAGAAGTATCTGATAAATCAAAAGATccattatattcaattaacgaaaatgaattacaggtaaataaagagaaacaacATAATTCCAATGAAAATGACTGCAGTGCAATAACTTCACCTAACTTGGACAGAAGTGAACTTATCATGGAACTTACATTAGATAAtgttaagaaacaaaatagtAAAAATCATACATTAACAAGAAGCTCTTCTGAAGAAACAAACTTTTTAGATGCAGAAAGTAATGATAAAATGGaagaatgtattaaaaatgctCTTTTGGAATCTGATTCAGATGATTCCATTGCTTCAccatttaataaagaaattggaaTCAACACAGAATGTCACGATACagatttttgtaaaaagatgTCAACAACATTTGATAGTGAAAGTACAAAATCTGATGAATTGAATAAATCACaaatgcaaataaataataataagtctCAGAAAAAATATGGAGCCCAAAAACGTAATTATGATCTAGAATCAGATTCATCAGTGGGGTCTAGAGTAAAGAGGAGAAGACTTCAATTACATaagaatcattattatatgaatgataaaaaattgagaatGATATGTCACgtacaaatagaaatattacagGATCATGTCTTAGATCAATATAAGGATGCATTGCAAAAATCAAAGGAACaccaaaataataaaaaaatcaaaag GCTTATAAATCTGGATACACTGGAAAAatcatataagaaaaaaagctcTGTTATGTCAAAGGAAGACAACAAATTATCAAAATCTTTACAatccttaaaaataaaaaaatcattaattaaagaagaagaagaagattcttTAATGGATCATTTGAAAAAGATACAAGATGGAAGTATTTCTGTAAATGCAGAAGATGATTCTGATAATAatgaacaaaatttaaattctaCAATAGAAAGTCATTCTGCTATTTTAACTAATAATGATCTGATGTTAGAAGCTGATAGAATTGCAAAAGATTTACTATTAAATTCGTCTGATTCAAACTTAG ATTGTGACAAAGAAGAACAATCAATTATATcggataaagaggaagaattaTCAAATGAGAAGGATAAAAGTaacaaacaaaatgaaatcaaaCAAGAGGTTCTTAAAATAGATAATGAAGAATTATCAGCAGATGAGAAG cagaaaaaactgaaaaaacgaagaagtaaATGgagacgaaataaaatattaacaatgaaaatatctgATAGTGAAtctgaaaaagaacaagaaaaatggATGAAATCgcaagataaattaaaaacaaaggaagaagacagtgataa agataatattaatatcaaaaagaagattactgaatataaaagaaagaagaatagaagaatTTTAGATTCTGATtcagatataaaagaaataaatacagaTACAGAATCTAGTCtcagtagtagtaatagctCAAATGATTTAATGTTATTGAGTACTTCTGATGACACCagtgaggaaaagaaaaaaaagaaaaagaaacaaaatgccAAAAAATCATCTGACACAGAATCATCAGTTGCAGGAACCAA GCAAAAACCGAAAAGAAGACGGATCAAGAATGTATCAAGTGATAGCAACagtgataatgataaaatgaataattcacAAGGTATATCAAGtaaaagtggaagaaaaaacattcgCAAAGTTCTAAAGGATAAACAAGTAGCAGAGGATACAAAACAAGCagctaaagaagaagaagaaagattgaaaCGTATTATGGAACGTCAGAAACTC TACAATGAGATGTATGAGATACGATTAGCTGGTgaagagaaagtagaaaaattagTATTGGACTTTGATCCTAATACAAAGGAAGAACTTATAAGTGTACATAAGGATTTGGTAAAACGTTTGAAACCACATCAAGCAAAAGGAATTAAATTTATGTGGGATGCATGCTTTGAATCTTTGGAAAGAGTAAAAACTACTTCTGGATCAGGTTGTATTATTGCTCATTGCATGGGACTTGGAAAGACTCTACAAGTAATTACTTTATCGCATACTCTTTTAACTCATGAAGAAACAGGAGTAAAAACTATCTTAGTAGTGTGTCCTCTTAGTACTGTTCTTAATTGGATTAATGAATTTGATTTGTGGCTAAAAGATGTAGAGAATGGAGATATTGATACTTTCGAATTAACAAA atgtaaaaagaattttgaaagGAAATATCAGCTTCAACATTGGCATAATAATGGTGGTGTATTAGTTATTGGATATGAAATGTTCCGCAATCTTACCGgcatgaataaaaatattcgaaaacaCATGAAAGACgcgatattaaaatgtttgATCGATCCTGGTCCAGATCTTATAGTATGCGACGAGGGacatttattgaaaaatgaagatacTGCACTTAGTAAATCCATGAAACAAGTGAAAACGCTTAGACGTATTGTACTCACTGGAACACCATTacagaataatttaatagaat ATCATTGCATGGTTCAATTCGTTAAACCCAATCTTTTGGGGACAAAACGAGAATTCTTGAACAGATTCGTAAATCCTATAACCAATGGACAATTTGACAATTCGACAGAATATGATgtcaaattaatgaaaaaacgtGCGCATGTATTGCATAAATTGTTACAAGGAAGTATTCAAAGATTTGATTATTCCGTGCTAACGCCCTTTTTACCACCAAAACAAGaatatgttatttttgttAGACTCACAGATGTACAAATCAAACTGTATCAATACTATTTGGCTAATTTGTCAAG acatCTCAGTGGTGTAAGAGGTACCCTATTCCCAGATTTTCAAGCACTGCAAAGAATATGGACTCATCCCTTAGTTTTGCGATTGAATTcagaaaaagttgaaaagacgaacgaaaagaaacgatatgcTAGTGATTCAGAAGGATCTTTAAGAAATTTCGTTGTCTCAGATGAGGAAGAGACAAGTAGTTCGAGCAGCACTAACGATAGTGATGTTCAATCTGTACATTCTTCATCTCCTACTCGGAAACGGAAAACTCGAAGTAATGCATGTG AAAATGACTCAGAATCAGAATCATTGGAAATAGTAACAGATAAGGAAGAATGGTGGTCACAATTTGTAGAGCCTGAACACTTTGATGACATGAGAATCTCAACCAAACTCGTTCTGTTGTTTGctattttaaaagaatgtGAAAAAATTGGTGATAAAGT gtTGGTGTTCTCTCAATCTTTATACTCTTTAACTTTAATCGAACAGTTCCTTTCCCAAATAGACGAAGCAGAacagaaaaatgtaatatcaGAGAAACTAGAGGGACATACCGGAAGTTGGTCTTTAGGTTTAGACTATTTCAGATTAGATGGACAAACATCTGCAGAAAATAGAAGCGCTTGGTGTAGGATATTTAATAGAACTAGTAATACAAGGGgaagattatttcttatatcaaCGCGAGCTGGAGGTTTGGGCATAAATTTAACAGCTGCGAATCGAGTAATTATATTCGATGCAAGTTGGAATCCATCACACGATATACAAAGTATATTCAGAGTGTACAG attTGGTCAAAAGAAGCCATGTTATGTTTACCGATTCCTCGCATCGGGTACGATGgaggaaaagatatataatcgCCAAGTCACAAAATTATCACTTTCCTGTCGTGTTGTGGATGAGCAACAAATAGAACGTCATTATAGTCATAATGCTCtgaatgaattatataaatttgaaccACATAGTGGTACGGATAAACCAACTTTAAATTTACCAAAGGATAGATTGTTggcagaaatttttttaaaatacaagGATTTAGTTGAAAACTATCACGAACACGATTCCTTATTGGAGAACAAG gCTGACGAAGAATTagacgaagaggaaaggaaacaGGCTTGGCTAGaatatgaagaagagaaaaaaggtcCACCAAACAACGCAGGAATGACAGCCtatcaaaataatatcctGTTGCAACAGTACAATAATATGATCACTAATCTGAATCGTCAAAACTTGATAGCAgtaaataatactatacaaAGTAGTGATTATGAAAATCTACAAAAACTGATCGAAAAAGac TATCCTAATGCAACACCAGAACAACGTAAATTTATGACAGCTCGAGCTTTGATggatatgtataattattggGAACAACAAGCTATGGTTCAGCCTAGCAGAAATCCTATTGTCACACAG AACATACAACAGAAAGTCACACCAATGGGTGCAACTAATGTATCTACTGCa ACGAATCAGAATTTATTGAGACAACATTTAGTGCAAAATCAACAAATGATGTATGGCACAAATAACACTTATACAAATGTATCCAATCCACCATTAAAGAATCCAGTCAAAGTAATCAATGCATATAGTTATCCAAAAGCTTCAACCAGTAATATTCAATCTAGAAATGACGTTGCTCAG attgCAATAGAGTCTACAAATACAGCTGAAAATTCTGCAAAGACTTCAACAGTTCCAACGAACAAGGAACAAGAAGAATGA